GAATTGCAGGACTCCTTATCATCTTAACGTTTACTTTGCCTTTAGAAAGTATTaggttttctgtttgtcttagAATTAGCTATTTAAGTGAAAGACCAGCAATGCTTCTTTTCATTTGATGTTGGAAAAGCTTTGAGTAGCCGAGGAATCTCTTAAGCAAGCAATACCTTCTACCAGTCAAATTTTTTCTATAGTCTTGGAGCTCGTCATTTAGGATCTGTTTGATTGGAGGTAATTtggtatgaaaaaataaattccaTAATAAATTATCATATTTGGTATAAAAATGGATGCTagagaagataaaataaataatggattctatatttaatttttttgaataggAGAAAACACAAATACCGCCTCCCCTAATAGATTTGTTTTCCACCGAGTGAACATAATCTAAAATTGGCATTTCATGACAAAAAATAACCTCACttgtattatattaatataatgttaattatatcataaaattaatattaattatcttattatataataaactaatattatattaatatatgataattacattaatatattaattaatactatttatttaatatattaatattatactaatatgtcaatattaataaataattaatgaaTATTTAATATTAAACACATCATTATATTTAATACATTATTCATTATGAATACATCTATtgttaataaataatatatttatttatatatcaaaatatactgaaatttatttataataagaaatatattttctaatacatgtataattaatttaaaaatattgattaacTCATGTAAATATATTTCTATTAAAATGCCGTGCATTGGTAGCCTTCATGTAAATGGACCATAAATGATTAATAAGTAGATTGAACAAATTATTACTTGGATTATTTATTCAATAGCATTATTTTTCTctgcaattattttttttagataaatgattctcaaaaattttcagattaccTCATAATCTGGCATAGCCCAACCAAATAAACTCTTAGGGTATTTCATCTAAGCAAAAGTATGAAGCCTTTTAAATCTTAGAACTGTTCTGGTTTTCTCATAGGACAGGATGGCAGCAGCACGTCCCGTTTCGACATTTGGTACAGGGAATGTCCTAAATGTGCTGATTAGGATGCTAGAATAATAGTAGGATGGTCTTTATCCCAACACCCGAGATGTCTCGTGAGACATCCTATCGGGATATGAGCCTTTGTACACGAGTTTCGGTAGATTTGCAGAATAAATCCAGATCCTAATTCAGTTAGGTCTCCATTGTTTTCATGGATTATTCCTCTCCAGGCACACCCAAAAAAGAGTAGTttgaaaaaaagggggaaaaaaaagcaaCTGAATTGGATGGCACCGACCAAATTATGATGAACAGTACAAATCAAACAGATGAAGATCGATTCAGCAATCCGATGAACTTAAAttgcaaaaagaagaagaagatcgaaGAAATAAAGTTTTTCCTTTGCTTCTAACTTCTCAGCGCTCAAGTTTCGTAGCAATTCAAGTGCCTGACTCGGTCATCAAAGATCGGTAACGAATAGAACCAGCAAGAGCTGAAGATTTAAAGGCTAAAGACATCTTATTTCGTTAAATATCTATTCAACTAAAACCGCAAAACATAAAatattgcagcggaaaaaacaAGTCATAGTCTACTACTAATCGACCACGTTAAGTAAAAAagatagagagaaagaaaaagaaatatttgcaaAAACGCTGATGTTCGTGAGATCAGCCGTCTCTCCCGCACGGATGCACGGCATCAAACGAGACGTTTATGGGTATTAATTATCAGGCCAAAGAAAGGCACCCATGGCGAAGTTTCTCTTCCCCTCGAGGTCGCCGGAGACGGGCAGACCGTACTGGGTAAGAAGGCGGTCGAGCTTCCACTCGGGCATCGTCTCGTAGTCAGCTCTCTTGTACCGGGGGTAGTGCACCGGCATCTGGAAGAAATCGCCGCCGCCGGCACTCTCTTTGGCTTGGCCGGCGACCAACCCCTGCTTCTTCCCCCGCATCACGGACTCCATGCCAcctttccctccctccctccctccctccgagCTTTATTAGATTTTTGAGAGACGGTGGTGGCCGGTGGGCGTATATATAGGAGAAAGAGGGGGGTGGGTGAAAAAAGACCACTGATGAAACGATTGTTATTACTGTTGAGTTTGGAAAGTCTGGTGTCCGATTCCGTCTTCGTTTCGCACTCCTTTTTTACCGAAAGGAAAGAGCAGGCAGAACCGAGCTGATGAGAACAAGGAAATATCATCCCACCCGACGGCTCAACCAAAAGTTTTGACTCAAACTACCTATTCTTgtctttttcaaattttttaaattaaattttctttcctGTGTTGCTCGAAGTAGATGAGCTTGCGTGGTTATCAAGACTAGAATCTCATATCGACTTTGGTCAAGATATTAACCTGCAAGTTCCTGAAAATATCCTAATAATTGTATCGTATCTAAGTACAAATCCCATTTTTGTCAATATTTGATTACTTAAGAGGGTTATCCTAATCCTCTTATAAAGTGTGATATAGGAAACTTTACTTTTCATGTCTATGAAAGATAGCATTACTCGAGCTTTATATATAAGGGTGCAAGGGGATCAGGGTCATGACAGACAAACCTAGCCAGAAAACTACTTTTATACCCATATATGGGCAAATCTAAACCCCAAATTTCAATTGGGTTAGGATATGGATTCCTCGgagttgaacccaatctcaatAAATATAGAACAATTGAATCCGACCAAACCTACATCGGACCCACCATCTAAAAATATTAGCTCCATCCAAAGGCAAATTTGGCTCGggatccaaatttcaaatcaaGGGAATGCGCCCAGCCTGACCCACTTACAATGAAATAGGCATACGAGGGTCGCTTTTGTCAGCTGGCTTTCACTCAAGTATAGAATAACAATGTGAACCAAGTTATCTCCGGTCAAAATTCGAAGTTCACAACCAATGCAATGCTACAGCAATAATGGAACAGCAACATAAACTGCAACAGTGAACATGTACACTTCcagcttcttgacaacaatcAGCTGTGTCATTCAACAGTAATAGGTACCATTCCAACGGGGAAGAAACAATACTAGTTTGTGATTTGAAGACCAGCAGTATGGTCAATCTAGCACTGCAGTCTTCTAGTGATGTATCTGTTCATTCGTACCTGCTGCAGATATTGGAGACGTTGTGCAAACCTGTGCATGTTGTGGCTTCGAAAGTTTTGCTTCAATGTGGTCTCCAAGCTGCTCGTCTCTTATGCTAGTATTCTTGTTTGCTGaatcactttctttttttttgtgccgGGGGTTGCCACTAAAATCTTCATGCTTGTCGATATTCCGTATTGGGAAAATGCCATTTGGGATCAAGAGATACTCACTAAATTTTTGGTTCATCCAATAAGAGAACTAGCAAGGATTGATCACGATTCTGTTGTGCGCTTGACAGCAACTTCACTCAGGCTGTCAGACGCTGACTTCGATGTTGTTGGCAGGTCTACAAGCATATTTGCAGGCACAAAGTACATGTGTATCGACATAATGCAGATCACAATGCCCAAGAAAAGCTGAGAGAAATAAATAACATATCGGTCACTGAGTTGTATGAACACAAAGTACTGCTGGTTTTAGAATTCATATGGCAATATCGGGAACTGTCTCAACATCAAAGTAAACTTATACCTGCATCGTAGGCTTGATATTAAAAAGGTATATTGATAAAACCATTGTAAGTAGCATTGCCATCGATGTTGAATAGACCTGGAAATTTGAGGAGTGGACATGAAGAATGCAACATGAGTTTAGTATATCATGAGACACAATGGCAAAAATTATGTTTCATAACAAGGCATAACAACCAGAGCACAGATATCCACACTTTCTTAAAGTAGCTCAATGTATGGTATTTCCAACATATTGCTTGTCAGGCTTTTATGAGAATGATCAAATCCTTTTGACAatttttaggttcaattttaaaAGTTCGTTAAATAAAGAAAGTGATGTAATCAAAACCATATTTTCCActttggcaaatggatgtgtACAAAAATTTGTGCAAGCTAAATTATAACATGACTGGAATACATTACTCCAACTATCTGTCTTGGTAATTGaaaagatctgatttgttctgtTAGATTTATGGGTCAAAAATCTCACTGAATTTTGTAAACTTGGTCAGGAGTACCATACTGTCCTGCACCTTCTTTGTCCAATTAAATTTATGAGCATTCATATTTCACTAAAATCATTTCAACGAATAAATTTGTGAATGAAATCTGCAGATTCCTGCGGCCATGACCTCTTGCAACATTTTGAAGCACAGGTCATCTTAATCTTGTAGCATGTTTCCCTCTCATAAtcaattatttttcaattttgacTCAGAACAACCAAATAATTTAACTGCATAAAAGTATAGGGAACTGTAAAGGCAAAatgttttttttgttatttgaaATCACGAAGATTGAGATGTTATAGGAGTAAGGAATAAAGAAAGACATTGACAGACAAGATGAGCAAGATAAAAGGTGGCATTACCTTTACAATATTGTCTGCATATTTCATCAACCATGACACCAGCAATCCAGAAGATCCTAAATTTAATATGACCAACCACGTCATAATTGTGTATCCATTAAAGAGGCGCTGCCACAAAACCCCCTTTTCAAATCCAACTCTAAAATCTTCCCAAAGAAGCCATGCCATATTAAAGATTGCACCAaatctgacataaattaaacaaaggatCAGCTGCCATGCACAAACGACGAGGATAAGTGCTTGAGAAGGAAAGAACTACGCCCAGATGTTTAATTTTAACATAGCTAGAGATGCGTGTCTTTCTCATGTCAGGGTTGGGATTAGAGATCTGTTTGTGATCTTTTTCTTATAATATTTTTGGGGTAGTTTATTTGCATCTGGTGGTTTATTTTCTTATAATAATCAGCTGCTAGGAGCCATTTAGAGGTGATCTTATGGAGTTTTAATGCATTAGAGCGCTCAGTTCTCTGTGTCTGTGTACAGACAAAGAGACATTTGTACATTGATACACTTtatgcaaaagaaaaattagtCGTGTGCCTTTCTTATCGGTCCTTTTTTGCTTCTTTCACTCAAAGAAGGAAAGATGGCTGACATCAATTAAAAAACTGTAATTAGAAATCACTGTGACAAGATTGACATCAGAGTGCTTAAATCATAGTAGGTATAATAGTTTAGAGTGGCAGAATAAATTTGATATTGAGGAGTCTTGGCTGACTCAATACCTAAGAATAAAGGAAAGCCTTTGTAGTGTAGGCCTTCTGGAAGTGGAGGAAGGTATGATTTTAATGTTTCCTATCTTAATTTAAGGCTAAAGTTTTGAACATTTAACATCATCGATTCAGATCATTTCTTTGGTTTTTTAAAGGTCTGAATGAAGCTATCTGATTCCAGTCAGATCCGTGTCAACATTTGACACACTGTTTTAGTATAAAGCAAAAGATGGCAAAATTCAATCAAACCAGTGATGTTCTTCAAGACAAACCATTATATTGAGGAGTTTCCTTTGATGCATTTGAAAGATCAAGCAATGAATGCCACAGTTTTGGATGGGCAGATAAGGATACCTACGTGTATAATTGAACATTCTGCCAGTAAAGGCTGTCATTATTCTTCTTCATAAGATATTCCGTATAAACACCAGCAAGAGCTGAAAGACAGGCGGACAAGAGCCCCAGCATGTATCCCTCTATTGGTGCTGAGAAAAGGGAGTCACATGAAGACTCTCCACAACCCTTTACCTGCATCAGAACAAAAAAGTATTCCTCGTAAATAATTGAGGAAAGCTGCAATGGGTAATTGTTGGACTCAATTAGATAAAAAACATTGTTAGAAATGCAATATCGACAATTCCTTTGACAAactgtttttctaaaaaaaatcatgatacATACTATCaattgaaacacaataaatgTCCATCATGGTCTTCTCAACTAATATTTGACATGTTGCTGAAGCAATGGAAATGTAAAGCGGCATGCATGCACAACCATGCACATCGCATGTGCGCATGtgtgcaagagagagagagagaaagagaggttagaagaaaacaagaatgcTCTAATTAATTCCAAGTTTGCATGCAGCTAGGGCAGCAACTGTGCAACCATGACAAGTTAGGATACAAAAGACAACCTATCTTTGTGATGTGTGAATTGCTTCATCAACTTGCATTAGTTATCTTAAGGAAACATAGATAATAGCTTCTTTGACATGGAAATGTAAATGTCCCTTCTATGCTACTTAAAATCAACTTCTAGAAGCCTGGTTTTGTATTATTGACAAATTGTAATGGGCCAATAATTTTACTTAATTCAGATATCGAGAATCCTTTggacaaattattttttaaaaaaaaacaatgataCATACTATAAATTGAAACATAATAAATGTCCATCATGGTCTTCTCAGCTAATATTTGACAAGTTGCTGAAGCAATGGAACTGTTAAGCAGAGTGCATGTGCAACCATACAcattgagagagagaggttaaaagaaaacaaggatgctctaattaattttgagtttGCATGCAGCTAGGGCAGCAACTGTGCAACCATGTCAAGTTAGAATACAAATGACAACCTACCTTTGTGATGTGTGAATTGCTTCATCAACTTGCATTAGTTATCTTAAGGAAACATAGATAATAGCTTGTTTCACATGGATATGTAAATGTGCCTTCTATGCTACTTAAAATCAACTTCTAGAAGCCTCTTTTAGTGCTATTGCCAAATTCTTTGTGCAATTTCTTTTTAAGTTGAAAAGGAGGACATATAGAATTTCAATTTAATTGCAATGAACAGAGCAAGTTGAGAGGGCAAGGCATATAAAATAAGGACGTTCGCTAAGGAGAGGCTGCAAACTTCCATCTATGCTAAAAACTGTTTAAAAGACAGCTCTGTTGATACCTAGATGCCATTTAGGTTTCATTTAGCATCCTGAAACTGAAAGAACAAACTTGCAGTGGTCTAAATTGGAAAAGTCAGACATTCTGCTTCATGATTTATAGATACACAGACacagattaaaaaaaatcttggtaAAACTTGAAAAATTGGATATGAACAACAATGTTCTAGATTAGTTCAGCTTAAGCTTGACACAAGCTTAGCATTAGCTTAGGTCACCATTTAGGTGTCATTGGCGATCTCCAATTTGACCTCAGGAAAGGCCATCAAAGACCAGGTCTAAAAGCTTTCACTTAGATTGAGATGTTTATATCCATCTTAGATAGTATGAAGTTATTGATATaaccaaataaagaaaaagatgaaCAAGCACAAGATGGGTCGGTAAATCAGCAAAGGCAATTAATTGGTTGCGAAAGGTGGTATCCTAGGTTGCAATTTCTTCAGTAGATAACTTAACCAAAAATCTATCAGTAAAATGCAGAGATTTGGAGAGGGCGGGGGGTGCGGAATGGGACATTTCAGAGCCAAATTGGAGTGCGCTACAGATGACCGATAACAAAGAAGCtgcatagaaaaaaaaagtacattAAAGATTCACAGTTACCCATAAAGCAGAGGAATGTTAGTGAGCTTGGTTCTGATTGTCAGCAGATTTGTTTTGCTCCATCTGTTTCATATTTCCACTAACCCAGTAAGCATTAGTGAATAACGGATATAATGGCTGTTAGAAACCAATCCCCTTGCAGAACCAAAGGCCATCAGATGTAACATAGACTAGGCCATTTGATCCAGTGAATCACAGTTAAACCAGAGGGTAGTGCTTAGACATTCCAAAAGTTTTGAGAAcaaatgaaaatgaattaaataaatatatgttTTCCAGAATATGAACCAGAAAGCATGTATAAATAATTGATTCAAGATCATTCTGAAATTATGGACTGAATAAATAACAAGGTCAAAACACATTTACAAAATTACATACTGATGTATAGAAGCTGTACATGCAGAATAGAGCACAATGTATTAACTGCCATGATCATCAACTGTAAAATTGCATGGATGAACCTACCATGTTTGGACTTTGAAATCTGAACATGCAAAATCAACTGAATTTGTTATACTACTTCTACGGGCCAGCATGTGAGAAGATAAAACATAATGAACATCCACAATCCCATGAAGAAACTTTATAACTAAAATCACTAACAATTATCTGTTTGCTTGCAGTATTTCATGCTTAACAAATCAGCAACAAAACCACAGCCTAATAAACTTTAACCCCCAAAAGTACGATAATGATGGTATGATGGAACCCAAGCTCCATTTctagattaaaaaaaagagtttccATTGTATCTAGCAAACCTGGCTCGTAGTTGTTCCAAGAGCTAATAAAATAATAGCCATCCACTGAAGATTTGACAGCTTCCTCCTTAGGAACAACCTAATTGCATAGTAACCAACAACTCAGAAATCATATCAAAAACTAATATCCTAATAAACTAATTTGTATCTATACATGGTACAATACCAGCTAACCAACATTAAATGAATTCTTCAGTTGGAACCTAATTATTCACTTCATTGAGACCCTTCAAAATCCCTAAAGTTGTACCTGAATAAGATCCCTGTTGTGACAATTTTCAGATTACCCATTATCTGATATGTTGATGGGTCCACAAAAGTTAAGGTAGCAAACTGAACATTGTTATGGACTAGGTAAATGATTGAAGGGATTGGAAACAGACGAACACTCTTCCAGTCTGTAGTCTTTCTTGGCGGAGGAGATGTTTGGCCCTCtttccaaagaaggaaacctGATACCAGAAGCTGAAGTTCAAAAGCAAGAAAATGATGTCAGCAACACAAGGTCACAATTAACTTTCAAACAAAATGAAACTGCTTCTCAGGACATCCTGACTCACGGTCCCCAGATGTCTTTCCGAGGTTCAAGTAAATCTTCACTTAAAATGCTGTGCTTTTAGTTCTTTCTAAAAATTAGGCTATGAACAAACAAGGAAGACTCCTGATATGAAAGAAGTACCTTGAAGATTTCAGCAAGAAATGGAACAGTTgcataatcatatttatatttgccATTACTTTGGGAGAGCGTTGTCAAGATTCCCtgattataggaaagaaaaagcaagagagagaatacATTAGTTTGACATTTGTTTCTATTAAGTCTACATTGGCAATGTAAGACCAAAAAGAGAAATTATCTACAATCGGTTTCAATAATTTTTGCCATCTTTGAGGAATAAAATGAAACAATGTACTTCAAATAGACGCCATGTTAACATGTTCTAAGAGAAGTTAAGCTCATGATTCCTCTTGTACTTAATTAGAATCCCAGTACTCACGAGAACCTAAGCTAATTCTACAGATTTAGCCAAGAACCAATATGTAAAGCTAGATATGAATCAATTAATCGGTTAAACTCTTATTTCTTCAGATGGTATGGTATGAATCAAATAGGTGGTAAGACAGGGAAGCGTACGTAACAAAAATAGCACATTTGAAACGCCTTACACCATAACGACTATAGCAGCTATAACGTTCAGCCTATGCCACAGAAGACAAAACAACATATAGAAAAGACAAAGGAAGGTTAGTTattgaaaaaagaaagggaTCGAACACGGTAAATAATTTCAAAACGAGGGATTCTGCGAGGCTCTGACCTTCCAGAATATAGCGAAATTGCTTTTTGCCAAACGGCTACGATAGCTCCGGATAAAAGTGTTGAGATCGATGTTTCAATCGATGATGGTCAAAAAATGAGAAGGAATTGGTAAAGATCATGCCTAACGAGTTGTTTGCAGTAATGTCCGCGGAGTAAAGGAATATGGAGATGGTATCATGTGAAATTGCATACATGATGGATTTATACTACTTGTGTAAGAAACTCAGCAACCAAGTAATTGGCTGGCATTTCTACAGTGAATAGAGGTCAGAACCAATCTATGCGAAGAAATCGAACTGCAGCCACGCAAATCTCACCAATAAGTGCAAAATAGAAAGAGATTTTGGATTCTTGATAGCATATTAGGTAAAAATATGCATCGATCGCTATGAAATCGTACCCTAAAGTGCTCGTTACAAGAATACACGAATCGAAACGGATCCGAAGAGTTAGTTCCTCGATTGAAA
This portion of the Phoenix dactylifera cultivar Barhee BC4 chromosome 11, palm_55x_up_171113_PBpolish2nd_filt_p, whole genome shotgun sequence genome encodes:
- the LOC103708350 gene encoding CMP-sialic acid transporter 1-like; this encodes MQWYFVAALLTLLTSSQGILTTLSQSNGKYKYDYATVPFLAEIFKLLVSGFLLWKEGQTSPPPRKTTDWKSVRLFPIPSIIYLVHNNVQFATLTFVDPSTYQIMGNLKIVTTGILFRLFLRRKLSNLQWMAIILLALGTTTSQVKGCGESSCDSLFSAPIEGYMLGLLSACLSALAGVYTEYLMKKNNDSLYWQNVQLYTFGAIFNMAWLLWEDFRVGFEKGVLWQRLFNGYTIMTWLVILNLGSSGLLVSWLMKYADNIVKVYSTSMAMLLTMVLSIYLFNIKPTMQLFLGIVICIMSIHMYFVPANMLVDLPTTSKSASDSLSEVAVKRTTES